A single Natranaerobius thermophilus JW/NM-WN-LF DNA region contains:
- the lexA gene encoding transcriptional repressor LexA, translated as MSKKSNKPMQIYNFINDYASKNGYPPSVREICQGVGLSSTSTVHLHLSSLEKQGYIRRDSTRPRAIEILSKNNNKNTDQEKSNNNEKIDNEDLNTTKIPIVGQVTAGEPILAEENILEYFPIPKQLSYGKELFMLQIKGDSMIEAGIYDSDLVIVNKQNTANNGEIIVALLEDEATVKRFYKENEYIRLQPENKAYSPIYSRDVSIIGKVVGLFRNFAEQTL; from the coding sequence ATGAGCAAAAAATCAAATAAACCAATGCAAATATATAATTTTATAAATGACTACGCATCAAAAAATGGATACCCGCCTTCTGTTAGAGAAATTTGCCAAGGGGTTGGATTGAGTTCTACATCAACTGTACATCTCCATTTATCTAGTTTAGAAAAACAAGGTTATATTAGAAGAGATTCAACTAGACCCCGAGCCATTGAAATATTATCAAAGAATAATAATAAAAATACTGATCAAGAGAAAAGTAACAACAATGAAAAAATCGATAATGAAGATTTGAATACTACGAAAATTCCTATAGTTGGCCAGGTAACCGCCGGTGAACCTATATTAGCAGAAGAAAACATTTTAGAATACTTCCCCATACCAAAACAGTTGAGTTACGGAAAAGAGTTGTTTATGTTACAGATCAAGGGTGATAGCATGATAGAAGCAGGAATATACGATTCAGATTTGGTGATTGTCAATAAGCAGAATACTGCTAATAATGGAGAGATAATCGTAGCTTTATTAGAAGATGAAGCAACAGTTAAGAGATTCTATAAAGAGAATGAATACATTAGGCTTCAGCCTGAAAACAAAGCTTATTCACCTATATATTCAAGAGATGTTAGCATAATAGGAAAAGTAGTTGGTCTATTTAGAAACTTTGCCGAACAAACACTATAA